A DNA window from Myxococcus xanthus contains the following coding sequences:
- a CDS encoding tetratricopeptide repeat protein, producing MRSRLLAALLALAGPASAAEAPAAPAAPYLQGMGRTPEQEALFQEVSSALELYESEAREFHREVQELVEQRYEQKRGALAASYEKRIKDLEAQERRERLDAIARFEEFLRRYPTEPRFTPDVMFRLAELYYERSSDDHLLAMKDYAERLEAHDKNPDAEFPTEPRVDYAPSIALYRKLLATFPDYRLNDGAWYLLAYCLEKQDQYGDSLHAYQQLIARYPQSRFATESWVRIGEYWFDNYEDPQALPKAAQAYEAATRDASHPLYDKALYKLGWTYYRLDRFEPAVASFLTLVEFYEAQRVAKGDATAGGDLREEALQYVAISLADDTWGGIARADALFAERGPRPYEAEVYQRLGNVYFDQTKHAPAIEAYRRVLQKAPDAPDAPMVQQRIVQAYERDRMLGLSFAESEALANLYQPGGAWYEKNKGDTAAIARANALAERSLYGSATYHHQQALVFKQEGKFEQARSAFDIAARAYGTYLERFPRTKSAGDMRFYYAECLYNAFQFAAAARAYEEVRDTDAANKHRPDAALNAVLAWQKQLTLDIQAGAVPETKTLRSTERPPGQAVKPRPFAPTEQKLVAAADAYVTLLPAGEKAPGIAYQAAELHYSHDDFPEARRRFETIIQAYPSHEVARYATNLTIETFLIDEDWRSVESVSARLASNDKVIDPSSDLHKQLVKFKLAGRFKLADQLMAESKYEEAAAKYIELVDESPRHEFADKALNNAAVAHENTRRFDSALKLYERIYREYPSSPLAGGALFRVAVNAENSYDFDKAVVSYQKLVKDYPDSKDREAALFNAARLLEGQQRYPEAAAAFMRYADLFPKAEDAPKNQYRAAIIYEKQGNPRGEVRALQEFVRKFASQSGQVELVVDAHRRMGDAHQKLGSTRDAQNAWARSAAEFDRRKLQPDTHPLAADAAAYSRFQLAELEFQKFDKLKIGGKGKALERSFTAKRNGVKSVNTAYARVYPYKQLEWTLAALYRRGYALERFANTIIETPVPAEVKRMGEEAVVVYQDALVQQTTALEEAAVESYAATLAEARKNRLTNEWTRRTLESLNRFRPKEYPVLKEPKQALAADATYPDGLVGSITGPVRSTQQEGPRLSGEGAK from the coding sequence ATGCGCTCCCGTCTCCTCGCCGCGCTGCTCGCCCTGGCTGGCCCCGCCTCCGCCGCGGAGGCCCCCGCCGCGCCCGCGGCCCCCTACCTCCAGGGCATGGGACGCACGCCCGAACAGGAGGCGCTGTTCCAGGAGGTGAGCAGCGCGCTGGAGCTCTACGAGTCCGAGGCGCGCGAGTTCCACCGTGAGGTGCAGGAGCTGGTGGAGCAGCGCTACGAGCAGAAGCGTGGCGCGCTGGCGGCCTCCTACGAGAAGCGCATCAAGGACCTGGAGGCTCAGGAGCGCCGCGAGCGGCTGGACGCCATTGCCCGGTTCGAGGAGTTCCTGCGCCGCTACCCCACCGAGCCGCGCTTCACGCCGGACGTGATGTTCCGCCTGGCGGAGCTGTATTACGAGCGCTCGTCGGACGACCACCTGCTGGCGATGAAGGACTACGCGGAGCGGCTGGAGGCGCACGACAAGAACCCGGACGCGGAGTTCCCCACCGAGCCGCGCGTGGACTACGCGCCCTCCATCGCGCTCTACCGCAAGCTGCTGGCCACCTTCCCGGACTACCGCCTCAACGACGGCGCCTGGTACCTGCTGGCCTACTGCCTGGAGAAGCAGGACCAGTACGGCGACAGCCTCCACGCGTACCAGCAGCTCATCGCGCGTTACCCGCAGAGCCGCTTCGCCACCGAGTCCTGGGTGCGCATCGGCGAGTACTGGTTCGACAACTACGAGGACCCGCAGGCCCTGCCCAAGGCCGCGCAGGCCTACGAGGCCGCCACGCGCGACGCCTCGCACCCGCTCTACGACAAGGCGCTCTACAAGCTCGGTTGGACGTACTACCGCCTGGACCGCTTCGAGCCAGCGGTGGCGTCCTTCCTGACGCTGGTGGAGTTCTACGAAGCCCAGCGTGTGGCGAAGGGCGACGCGACGGCCGGCGGCGACCTGCGCGAGGAAGCCCTCCAGTACGTGGCCATCTCCCTGGCGGACGACACGTGGGGCGGCATCGCCCGGGCGGATGCGCTCTTCGCGGAGCGTGGCCCGCGCCCCTACGAGGCCGAGGTGTACCAGCGGCTGGGCAACGTCTACTTCGACCAGACGAAGCACGCGCCGGCCATCGAGGCCTATCGCCGGGTGCTGCAGAAGGCGCCGGACGCGCCGGACGCGCCCATGGTGCAGCAGCGCATCGTCCAGGCCTACGAGCGGGACCGCATGCTGGGCCTGTCCTTCGCCGAGTCCGAGGCCCTGGCCAACCTCTACCAGCCCGGCGGCGCCTGGTACGAGAAGAACAAGGGCGACACGGCGGCCATCGCCCGCGCCAACGCGCTGGCCGAGCGCAGCCTGTACGGCAGCGCCACCTACCACCATCAGCAAGCCCTGGTCTTCAAACAGGAGGGCAAGTTCGAGCAGGCCCGGAGCGCCTTCGACATCGCCGCCCGCGCGTACGGCACGTACCTGGAGCGCTTCCCGCGGACGAAGAGCGCGGGCGACATGCGCTTCTATTACGCGGAGTGCCTCTACAACGCCTTCCAGTTCGCCGCCGCCGCGCGCGCCTACGAAGAGGTGCGCGACACGGACGCGGCCAACAAGCACCGCCCGGACGCCGCCCTCAACGCGGTGCTCGCGTGGCAGAAGCAGCTCACGCTGGACATCCAGGCGGGCGCGGTGCCGGAGACCAAGACGCTGCGCTCGACGGAGCGTCCCCCGGGCCAGGCCGTGAAGCCCCGCCCCTTCGCGCCCACCGAGCAGAAGCTGGTGGCCGCCGCGGACGCCTACGTCACCCTGCTGCCCGCTGGCGAGAAGGCGCCCGGCATCGCCTACCAGGCCGCGGAGCTGCACTACTCGCACGACGACTTCCCCGAGGCGCGCCGCCGCTTCGAGACCATCATCCAGGCATACCCGAGCCACGAGGTGGCCCGCTACGCCACCAACCTCACCATCGAGACCTTCCTCATCGACGAGGACTGGCGGAGCGTGGAGTCCGTCAGCGCGCGGCTGGCCAGCAACGACAAGGTCATCGACCCGTCCAGCGACCTGCACAAGCAGTTGGTGAAGTTCAAGCTCGCCGGCCGCTTCAAGCTCGCCGACCAGCTCATGGCCGAGTCGAAGTACGAAGAGGCCGCGGCGAAGTACATCGAGCTGGTGGACGAGTCGCCCCGCCACGAGTTCGCGGACAAGGCCCTCAACAACGCCGCGGTGGCGCATGAGAACACGCGCCGCTTCGACTCCGCCCTGAAGCTGTACGAGCGCATCTACCGCGAATACCCGTCGTCCCCGCTGGCCGGCGGGGCGCTGTTCCGCGTGGCGGTGAACGCGGAGAACTCCTACGACTTCGACAAGGCCGTCGTCAGCTACCAGAAGCTGGTGAAGGACTACCCGGACTCGAAGGACCGGGAGGCGGCGCTGTTCAACGCCGCGCGCCTGTTGGAGGGCCAGCAGCGCTACCCGGAGGCCGCCGCCGCCTTCATGCGCTACGCGGACCTGTTCCCCAAGGCGGAGGACGCGCCCAAGAATCAGTACCGCGCCGCCATCATCTACGAGAAGCAGGGCAACCCCCGTGGCGAGGTCCGCGCGCTGCAGGAGTTCGTGCGCAAGTTCGCCTCGCAGTCCGGACAGGTGGAGCTGGTGGTGGACGCGCACCGGCGAATGGGAGACGCCCACCAGAAGCTGGGCAGCACGCGCGACGCCCAGAACGCCTGGGCGCGGTCCGCGGCGGAGTTCGACCGACGCAAGCTCCAGCCGGACACGCACCCGCTGGCCGCGGATGCCGCCGCCTACAGCCGCTTCCAGCTGGCCGAGCTGGAGTTCCAGAAGTTCGACAAGCTGAAGATTGGCGGCAAGGGCAAGGCGCTGGAGCGCAGCTTCACGGCCAAGCGCAACGGCGTGAAGTCCGTCAACACCGCGTACGCGCGCGTCTACCCGTACAAGCAGTTGGAGTGGACGCTGGCCGCGCTCTACCGCCGGGGCTACGCCCTGGAGCGCTTCGCCAACACCATCATCGAGACGCCCGTCCCGGCGGAGGTGAAGCGGATGGGCGAGGAGGCGGTGGTCGTCTACCAGGACGCGCTGGTCCAGCAGACCACCGCGCTGGAGGAGGCCGCCGTGGAGAGCTACGCCGCCACGCTGGCCGAGGCACGGAAGAACCGCCTCACCAACGAGTGGACGCGCCGCACGCTGGAGTCCCTCAACCGCTTCCGGCCCAAGGAGTACCCGGTGCTCAAGGAGCCCAAGCAGGCGCTCGCCGCGGACGCCACCTACCCGGATGGGCTGGTGGGCAGCATCACCGGCCCCGTGCGCTCGACGCAGCAAGAGGGCCCGCGCCTGTCCGGGGAGGGAGCGAAGTGA
- the mglA gene encoding gliding-motility regulator Ras-like GTPase MglA — MSFINYSSREINCKIVYYGPGLCGKTTNLQYIYNKTAAETKGKLISLSTETDRTLFFDFLPLSLGEIRGFKTRFHLYTVPGQVFYDASRKLILKGVDGVVFVADSQIERMEANMESLENLRINLAEQGYDLNKIPYVIQYNKRDLPNAVTVEEMRKALNHRNIPEYQAVAPTGVGVFDTLKAVAKLVLTELKKGG; from the coding sequence ATGTCCTTCATCAATTACTCATCCCGCGAAATCAACTGCAAGATTGTCTATTACGGGCCCGGGCTCTGCGGGAAGACGACCAACCTTCAGTACATCTACAACAAGACCGCCGCAGAGACGAAGGGCAAGCTCATCTCCCTCTCCACGGAGACGGACCGCACGCTCTTCTTCGACTTCCTGCCGCTGTCGCTCGGTGAGATTCGCGGCTTCAAGACGCGCTTCCACCTGTACACGGTGCCCGGTCAGGTCTTCTACGACGCCAGCCGCAAGCTCATCCTCAAGGGCGTGGACGGTGTCGTGTTCGTGGCAGACAGCCAGATCGAACGCATGGAAGCGAACATGGAGTCGCTCGAGAACCTCCGCATCAACCTTGCGGAGCAGGGCTACGACCTGAACAAGATTCCGTACGTCATCCAGTACAACAAGCGCGACCTGCCCAACGCGGTGACGGTGGAGGAGATGCGCAAGGCGCTCAACCACCGCAACATCCCGGAGTACCAGGCCGTGGCGCCCACGGGCGTGGGCGTCTTCGACACGCTCAAGGCCGTGGCCAAGCTCGTCCTCACCGAGCTCAAGAAGGGTGGTTGA
- a CDS encoding tetratricopeptide repeat protein yields MNASLRALALAAVLLGPAAVRSAEPAQAPAPPPPARDLSPRLDAVETGLLGVEENLHFVETQFTQRAEPSDDDALARRFSDGEIHYLLGDWPAASVLFYDLVSDPRFRPHPRYPDALFYLADSLLEQHNDIGARLYLRELLALPPTSGHYREALSRYLTVAGRLNYFEGVEAYVAQARTLSGGQLSPEIAYVHAKWLFRRTDLSPADRITQARAAFTPLAQAPNGAFRLQAAYHLGVLSVQEGDLPAAITRFQQLATPPSAQAAQAAPGRTGPRRSAPTPEEEARRVRELALMSLGRLLYETGRFDDALDRYGQVPRDSESFPDSLYESAWVHVRRGHYQQAKNAIDILLLVAPDSQLAAEGRILQGNLLQKLRRYDEATDTYTQVIDTFRPPREQVDALLSSHSDPVAYFDRLLVRADGPLDMRTVLPHLVLKYATTQREVADAVRTVEDIDSGRRGRSEAAAIAQRILHALDTRGLETFPELQEANTRADAVDTALTQAEAELVRVETLAMQAVLTPAELARLTEAQHAREALERRFSALPTSLKTLEDRRERMQRRVDELDREAYRLDFELQSLNAIAASIRKWVDDSRTHRQTPPDEEREFLLQLQAEVQTLKDLKAELTATRARLADERNAVDTTLAGERAIRVAYADSLRREHAILREAEPRADAEVLATLRRTHGVRGRLDGLRERVTTARNVVRERLERRGRVIREKVVAEQQLLERYEAEVAAVSGDARQLVGRIAYDSIRRVRQQFYDLVLKADVGVVDVAFNEKQDKTTAIQTLSSQKDEALRELDAEFQDVLSEVKE; encoded by the coding sequence GTGAACGCGTCACTCCGCGCCCTCGCTCTCGCGGCGGTCCTGCTAGGGCCGGCGGCCGTCCGTTCCGCCGAGCCCGCGCAGGCGCCCGCGCCCCCGCCGCCCGCGCGCGACCTGTCGCCGCGGCTCGATGCGGTGGAGACAGGACTGCTCGGCGTCGAGGAGAACCTCCACTTCGTGGAGACGCAGTTCACCCAGCGCGCCGAGCCCAGTGACGACGACGCCCTCGCGCGCCGCTTCTCCGACGGCGAAATCCACTACCTGCTGGGCGACTGGCCGGCGGCGTCCGTCCTCTTCTATGACCTGGTGAGCGACCCGCGCTTCCGCCCGCATCCGCGCTATCCGGACGCGCTGTTCTACCTGGCGGACTCGCTCCTGGAGCAGCACAACGACATTGGCGCGCGACTGTACCTGCGCGAGCTGCTGGCCCTGCCCCCGACCTCCGGGCACTACCGCGAGGCCCTGTCGCGCTACCTGACGGTGGCCGGCCGCCTCAATTATTTCGAGGGTGTCGAGGCCTACGTGGCGCAGGCCCGCACGCTGTCCGGTGGGCAGCTGTCCCCGGAGATTGCCTACGTCCACGCGAAGTGGCTGTTCCGGCGCACGGACCTGTCTCCGGCGGACCGCATCACCCAGGCCCGCGCCGCCTTCACGCCACTGGCGCAGGCACCCAACGGCGCCTTCCGGCTCCAGGCCGCCTACCACCTGGGCGTGTTGTCCGTGCAGGAAGGTGACCTGCCCGCGGCCATCACCCGCTTCCAACAGTTGGCCACCCCGCCCTCTGCCCAGGCCGCACAGGCCGCTCCGGGCAGGACGGGTCCTCGCCGCTCCGCGCCCACGCCGGAGGAGGAAGCCCGCCGCGTGCGCGAGCTGGCGCTGATGTCATTGGGACGGCTGCTGTACGAGACGGGCCGCTTCGACGACGCGCTGGACCGCTACGGCCAGGTGCCGCGTGACAGCGAGTCCTTCCCCGACTCCCTCTACGAATCCGCCTGGGTCCACGTGCGACGGGGCCACTACCAGCAGGCGAAGAACGCCATCGACATCCTCCTGCTGGTGGCGCCCGACTCGCAGCTCGCCGCCGAAGGCCGCATCCTCCAGGGCAACCTGCTCCAGAAGCTGCGCCGGTACGACGAGGCGACCGACACCTATACCCAGGTCATCGACACCTTCCGGCCCCCCAGGGAGCAGGTGGACGCGCTGCTGAGCTCGCACAGCGACCCGGTGGCGTACTTCGACCGGCTGCTGGTGCGCGCGGACGGCCCGCTGGACATGCGCACGGTGCTGCCGCATCTGGTGCTGAAGTACGCCACCACGCAGCGCGAGGTGGCGGACGCGGTGCGGACGGTGGAGGACATCGACAGCGGTCGCCGGGGCCGGAGCGAGGCCGCGGCCATTGCCCAGCGCATCCTCCACGCCCTGGACACGCGCGGCCTGGAGACCTTCCCGGAGCTGCAGGAAGCCAACACGCGCGCGGACGCGGTCGACACCGCCCTCACCCAAGCGGAGGCGGAGCTGGTGCGGGTCGAGACGCTCGCGATGCAGGCCGTGCTCACGCCCGCCGAGCTGGCGCGGCTGACGGAGGCCCAGCACGCGCGTGAAGCCCTGGAGCGCCGCTTCTCCGCGCTGCCCACCTCGTTGAAGACGCTGGAGGACCGCCGCGAGCGCATGCAGCGGCGCGTGGACGAGTTGGACCGCGAGGCCTACCGGCTCGACTTCGAGCTTCAGTCGCTCAACGCCATCGCCGCTTCGATACGCAAGTGGGTGGATGACTCGCGGACGCACCGGCAGACGCCTCCGGACGAGGAGCGCGAGTTCCTGCTGCAGTTGCAGGCCGAGGTCCAGACGCTGAAGGACCTCAAGGCGGAGCTGACCGCCACGCGCGCGCGGCTGGCGGACGAGCGCAACGCCGTGGACACCACCCTGGCCGGCGAGCGCGCCATCCGCGTCGCCTATGCCGATTCCCTGCGGCGCGAGCACGCCATCCTGCGCGAGGCGGAGCCCCGGGCGGACGCGGAGGTCCTCGCCACGCTGCGGCGCACCCACGGCGTGCGCGGCCGGCTGGACGGCCTGCGCGAACGCGTGACGACGGCCCGGAACGTGGTGCGCGAGCGGCTGGAGCGCCGGGGCCGCGTCATCCGCGAGAAGGTCGTGGCCGAGCAGCAACTCCTGGAGCGCTACGAGGCCGAAGTCGCCGCCGTCTCCGGTGACGCCAGGCAGTTGGTGGGCCGCATCGCCTACGACAGCATCCGCCGCGTGCGGCAGCAGTTCTACGACCTGGTGCTCAAGGCGGACGTGGGCGTGGTGGACGTGGCCTTCAACGAGAAGCAGGACAAGACGACGGCCATCCAGACGCTCTCCTCGCAGAAGGACGAGGCGCTGCGCGAGCTGGACGCCGAGTTCCAGGATGTCCTGTCCGAGGTGAAGGAGTGA
- a CDS encoding MSCRAMM family protein, giving the protein MPLPLFPRCFVARLALVLLVLLATSPAHAEEVAEHASSRLRYGLSLRDGRQADVGPGLTYEGFTPNDVAAVGTAWLGTSWLGAWAGLQREAFDLREGALRITGGSLWRASVGPRARAFLGPVRAELGAGYGFSQLPHFSDSAEPVLLRGVRHAAVVGGLVRFPLMQGLQLEARGELPVSLSVRDATGARAEATGFSAGGALLVPLRRAERWTGTLVLDFEHVQDTVTLEDGTQSRQRLRRMGAALELAWHGGVRTTRQVPVPVVVPGSVRFHVLDGRTGAPLPGARVMVEGEAHVADAQGLVEVASLSPGPVSAQVTAEGYASAEATATVEEGMRAELEVRAAPLPPPTGALRVTVVDARTGAPLPDIRVSVGTAQVRTDLAGQVVVKDLAPGPVAVAVASSGFQSADEAAVVIAGQESTLSVPLAPEKKGTRATLVGQVRSVRGGKPLAATLLVTKARVRARTDAKGAFNVQVRGGTYRITISARGHLSQTKVITLREGERTILNVDLFPRGKR; this is encoded by the coding sequence TTGCCGCTCCCGCTTTTCCCGCGTTGCTTCGTGGCGCGCCTGGCGCTGGTGCTCCTCGTCCTGCTTGCCACGTCCCCCGCCCACGCGGAGGAAGTGGCCGAGCACGCCTCGTCGCGCCTTCGCTACGGGCTGTCCCTCCGTGACGGCCGTCAGGCGGATGTAGGGCCCGGGCTCACCTATGAGGGCTTCACGCCGAACGACGTCGCGGCCGTGGGCACTGCGTGGCTGGGCACGTCCTGGCTGGGCGCGTGGGCCGGGTTGCAGCGGGAGGCCTTCGACCTGCGGGAGGGCGCGCTGCGGATCACCGGTGGCAGCCTGTGGCGGGCCTCGGTGGGCCCCCGGGCGCGCGCCTTCCTGGGCCCGGTGCGCGCGGAGCTGGGCGCGGGCTATGGCTTCTCGCAGCTTCCCCACTTCAGTGACTCGGCCGAGCCCGTGCTCCTTCGGGGCGTGCGGCATGCGGCGGTGGTAGGCGGCCTGGTGCGCTTTCCGCTGATGCAGGGGCTGCAGTTGGAGGCGCGCGGTGAGTTGCCGGTCTCGCTGTCGGTGCGCGACGCCACGGGCGCCCGGGCGGAGGCGACGGGGTTCTCCGCCGGTGGCGCGCTGCTGGTGCCGCTGCGGCGAGCGGAGCGCTGGACGGGCACGCTGGTGCTGGACTTCGAGCACGTGCAGGACACGGTGACGCTGGAGGATGGGACGCAGTCCCGGCAGCGGCTGCGGCGGATGGGCGCGGCGCTGGAGCTGGCGTGGCATGGCGGTGTCCGGACGACGCGGCAGGTGCCCGTGCCGGTGGTGGTGCCCGGGAGCGTGCGGTTTCATGTGCTGGACGGGCGGACGGGCGCGCCGCTGCCCGGAGCGCGGGTCATGGTGGAGGGCGAGGCGCACGTGGCGGATGCGCAAGGCCTCGTCGAAGTGGCGTCCCTATCGCCCGGACCGGTGTCCGCGCAGGTGACGGCGGAGGGATACGCGTCCGCGGAGGCGACTGCCACCGTGGAGGAGGGCATGCGCGCGGAGCTGGAGGTTCGAGCCGCGCCACTGCCGCCACCGACGGGCGCGCTGCGGGTGACGGTGGTGGATGCGCGGACGGGCGCGCCGTTGCCGGACATTCGCGTGTCGGTGGGCACGGCACAGGTGCGCACGGACCTGGCAGGGCAGGTGGTGGTGAAGGACCTGGCTCCGGGGCCCGTGGCTGTCGCGGTGGCGTCTTCCGGCTTCCAGTCCGCGGATGAAGCCGCGGTGGTCATCGCCGGGCAGGAGTCCACGCTGTCGGTGCCACTGGCGCCGGAAAAGAAGGGGACTCGGGCCACGCTGGTGGGACAGGTTCGCAGTGTGCGAGGGGGCAAGCCGTTGGCGGCGACCCTCCTCGTCACGAAGGCCCGGGTGCGCGCGCGCACGGATGCGAAGGGGGCTTTCAATGTCCAGGTGCGGGGTGGCACCTACCGCATCACCATCTCCGCGCGAGGGCATCTGTCCCAGACGAAGGTCATCACCCTGCGCGAGGGGGAGCGGACCATCCTCAATGTCGACCTCTTCCCGAGGGGGAAACGGTGA
- a CDS encoding tetratricopeptide repeat protein: protein MSPGPRLSCARALTSVVLASSLWLSACATTPAAPRPTPEETAEDADSTATTPPDAGATTEAPSPPLSRPEAPRGPERDFVEAVEIARRGELTAAEAALRTLVELDPKLDYAWTNLGIVQERMGKTADAERSYRKALDVAPEQQSAWDCLARLYGRTGRTAKLEAELRERLSSQPDSVALRTALAITLLQAKNHAAASAEAKQALKGDERHVRAMQVLAQVYYREGKHELARMVLENARAIDPKDAATHNGLGLVYLALDSRPQALESFKTAAQLRPDFAEARNNFGAMLNEAQDYAAAVTELEAAVRAAPDFASARLNLGNAHRGQGNFARARAEYEQVLLLMPRAADAYFNLAILYLDVEPPGMEPLKRYKTALTHFDNYQARGGRDERIAQYMKDARKLIDREERRLEREQKDQLRKATEAQKAAEASPPEGTPPAPSVSNPEPGTRVAAPDASPSTTSAPSSPAPSPDGASAAPVPTGSGRLTADSQ, encoded by the coding sequence GTGAGTCCTGGCCCGCGTCTTTCATGCGCCCGCGCGCTGACCTCCGTGGTGCTGGCCTCCAGCCTCTGGCTGTCCGCGTGCGCCACCACACCCGCCGCCCCTCGGCCAACGCCCGAGGAGACCGCCGAGGACGCGGACTCCACCGCCACGACACCGCCGGACGCGGGCGCCACCACGGAGGCGCCGTCACCGCCCCTGTCCCGTCCGGAAGCGCCGCGCGGCCCCGAGCGCGACTTCGTCGAGGCGGTGGAGATTGCGCGCCGGGGAGAGCTGACCGCGGCCGAAGCGGCGCTGCGCACCCTGGTCGAGCTGGACCCGAAGCTGGACTACGCGTGGACGAACCTGGGCATCGTCCAGGAGCGGATGGGGAAGACCGCGGACGCGGAGCGCTCCTACCGCAAGGCACTGGACGTGGCCCCCGAACAGCAGTCCGCGTGGGACTGCCTGGCGCGCCTGTATGGCCGCACCGGCCGCACGGCGAAGCTGGAAGCCGAGCTGCGCGAGCGGCTGTCCTCCCAGCCGGACTCGGTCGCGCTGCGCACCGCGCTGGCCATCACCCTGCTCCAGGCGAAGAACCACGCCGCCGCCTCGGCCGAGGCCAAGCAGGCGCTGAAGGGCGACGAGCGGCACGTGCGCGCCATGCAGGTGCTGGCGCAGGTCTACTACCGCGAGGGCAAGCACGAGCTGGCGCGCATGGTGCTGGAGAACGCCCGCGCCATCGACCCGAAAGACGCGGCCACGCACAACGGGCTGGGGCTGGTGTACCTGGCGCTCGACTCGCGTCCCCAGGCCCTGGAGTCCTTCAAGACGGCCGCGCAACTGCGGCCGGACTTCGCGGAGGCGCGCAACAACTTCGGCGCCATGCTCAACGAGGCGCAGGACTACGCGGCCGCCGTCACCGAACTGGAGGCAGCGGTGCGCGCCGCGCCGGACTTCGCGTCGGCCCGCCTCAACCTGGGCAACGCCCACCGGGGCCAGGGGAACTTCGCGCGGGCCCGCGCCGAGTACGAGCAGGTGCTGCTGCTGATGCCGCGCGCCGCGGATGCGTACTTCAACCTGGCCATCCTCTACCTCGACGTGGAGCCGCCGGGCATGGAGCCGCTGAAGCGCTACAAGACGGCCCTCACCCACTTCGACAACTACCAGGCGCGCGGCGGACGCGACGAACGCATCGCCCAGTACATGAAGGACGCGCGCAAGCTCATCGACCGCGAGGAGCGGCGACTGGAGCGCGAGCAGAAGGACCAGCTCCGAAAGGCCACCGAGGCGCAGAAAGCCGCCGAGGCCAGCCCCCCCGAGGGAACACCGCCCGCCCCTTCGGTGTCCAACCCGGAGCCGGGCACGCGCGTCGCGGCGCCTGACGCCTCACCTTCCACCACCTCCGCCCCAAGCAGCCCGGCACCGTCACCGGACGGCGCGTCCGCTGCCCCGGTGCCCACCGGCTCGGGTAGACTCACCGCCGACTCACAGTAA
- the mglB gene encoding gliding-motility regulator GTPase-activating protein MglB, protein MGTQLVMYEEEFTKINAVCDRLTKDANAKVVFLVDKNGQLISSAGQTQNIDTTSLASLTAGNVAAMGGLAKLIGENEFPNQFHEGAKDSLYMTIVGSRVVLVVIFDNRTSLGLVRLRIKKASDELTKIFESLVKKTDSPGAGSPFAEISDDDIDNLFSE, encoded by the coding sequence ATGGGCACGCAACTGGTGATGTACGAAGAGGAGTTCACCAAGATCAACGCCGTTTGCGACCGGCTTACCAAGGACGCGAACGCGAAGGTGGTCTTCCTCGTCGACAAGAACGGGCAGCTCATCTCCTCCGCGGGTCAGACGCAGAACATCGACACCACGTCACTGGCCTCGCTGACGGCCGGTAACGTGGCCGCGATGGGTGGCCTGGCCAAGCTGATTGGGGAGAACGAGTTCCCCAACCAGTTCCACGAGGGGGCCAAGGACTCGCTGTACATGACCATCGTCGGCAGCCGGGTCGTGCTGGTCGTCATCTTTGACAACCGCACCAGCCTCGGCCTCGTCCGCCTTCGCATCAAGAAGGCCAGCGACGAGCTCACGAAGATCTTCGAGAGCCTGGTGAAGAAGACTGACAGTCCTGGAGCTGGGTCGCCCTTCGCCGAGATCTCCGACGACGATATCGACAACCTCTTCAGCGAGTAA